One window of the Archangium primigenium genome contains the following:
- a CDS encoding thioredoxin domain-containing protein yields the protein MRSLILVCGSVVLSWGCAAVPAASHGTLSQLSVVNGPQAEFCAHRVPAESCTRCHPELEARFKKAGDWCGPHGVPESQCFPCHPDLSFEPLPVLAPHADLRILVEGGEDVPSLQPHLVPDKVTVFEFYADWCAVCRKVDRHVYARLNQRPDVAYRKLNVVSWESPLARHYLADAPGLPLLVVYDKQGREVATLSGGDTGALDRAITQAGAR from the coding sequence ATGCGGTCCTTGATCCTCGTTTGTGGAAGTGTCGTCCTGTCCTGGGGGTGTGCCGCCGTGCCCGCGGCCTCCCATGGCACGTTGAGCCAGTTGAGTGTCGTGAACGGGCCCCAGGCGGAGTTCTGCGCCCACCGCGTCCCCGCCGAGTCCTGCACCCGCTGCCACCCGGAGCTGGAGGCGCGCTTCAAGAAGGCGGGGGACTGGTGCGGCCCCCATGGCGTTCCGGAGTCCCAGTGCTTCCCGTGCCACCCGGACCTGTCCTTCGAGCCCCTGCCCGTGCTCGCGCCCCATGCGGACCTGCGCATCCTGGTGGAAGGCGGGGAGGACGTGCCCTCGCTCCAGCCCCACCTCGTGCCGGACAAGGTGACGGTGTTCGAGTTCTACGCGGACTGGTGCGCCGTCTGCCGCAAGGTGGACCGGCACGTCTACGCGCGGCTCAACCAGCGGCCGGACGTGGCCTACCGCAAGTTGAATGTCGTCTCGTGGGAGTCCCCGCTCGCGCGCCACTACCTCGCGGACGCGCCCGGGCTGCCGCTGCTCGTGGTGTACGACAAGCAGGGCCGGGAGGTGGCCACGCTGTCCGGAGGGGACACCGGGGCGCTCGATCGCGCCATCACCCAGGCGGGGGCGCGATGA
- a CDS encoding TetR family transcriptional regulator, producing MPRPTEPKRAARPRDAERTRAAILDAAQALFSTRGFANTGVRDVAERAGANPALVIRYFDSKQGLFRATLERVSLEGLLGGERRHFGANLMAAVVDNPDSPGPLAMMLLSAADPAAHAASVEFLQTKLIAPLARWLGPPDGMARAARISILWTGFLTTWKLLPIQPLDPAHLASTRRWLEVETQAIVDEGEA from the coding sequence ATGCCCCGTCCGACCGAGCCCAAGAGAGCGGCGCGCCCGCGGGACGCCGAGCGCACCCGCGCGGCGATCCTCGATGCCGCCCAGGCGTTGTTCAGCACGCGGGGCTTCGCCAACACCGGGGTGCGGGACGTGGCGGAGCGCGCCGGAGCCAACCCCGCGCTCGTCATCCGCTACTTCGACTCGAAGCAGGGGCTGTTCCGCGCGACGCTCGAGCGGGTGAGCCTGGAGGGGCTGCTGGGCGGGGAGCGGCGCCACTTCGGCGCGAACCTCATGGCGGCCGTCGTGGACAACCCCGACTCGCCGGGCCCGCTCGCGATGATGCTGCTGTCGGCGGCGGACCCCGCGGCGCACGCGGCGAGCGTCGAGTTCCTCCAGACGAAGCTGATCGCGCCGCTGGCCCGGTGGCTGGGCCCGCCAGACGGCATGGCGCGGGCGGCGCGCATCAGCATCCTCTGGACGGGCTTCCTCACCACCTGGAAGCTCCTGCCCATCCAGCCGTTGGATCCGGCGCACCTGGCCTCCACCCGCCGCTGGCTGGAGGTGGAGACCCAGGCGATCGTCGACGAGGGCGAGGCCTAG
- a CDS encoding M1 family metallopeptidase, whose translation MPRLRWCPPLALLAALLACASRPSPPSESPPPPAVETKAPASPTLRLPTHVRPTGYTAALTIDPAQPRFQGEIDIDLDVTQGADVVWLHARELTVKEATLTVGGASVPVRQTKGEGDFLGFVPEQALVPGAARLRLVYEGVLSERETGGAFRAQEFEGWYVFTHFEPLDARRVFPCFDEPGFKVPWQLTFHTPKGYTAVTNTPQVAEEPGPSGTTTWRFARTQPLPSYLIAFGVGTFDFVEAQPSGQKAVRTRIITPKGRGAQAAYAAQVTPEILALLERYFGTPYPYEKLDILAIPLRGGAMENAGLVTFNTELALNKSAEGSVEWQRRFYETQVHELAHQWFGNLVTMAWWDDLWLNESFASWAETRILREARPSWGATEEAARNRSSALESDSLVSARRIRQPIERSDDILAAFDGITYGKGSAVLSMTEAWLGADVFQRGVRRYLAAHAHGNATADDFLSALSAEAGQDVSQVLSSFLEQGGAPLVSARLDCAGQTPEVKLSQSRFLPLGSQGEAARRWAIPLCVRYPTAGKPARACTVLREETGALALPEAKGCPAWFLPNAEGVGYFRMALDGKSLRPLLASDTRALSRTERVALLGDVNALAHNGTLPAADALALVPALAAEKDRQVFEASQELMGLMRPTLLSDEGRAARERLLRETYSARARAAGFLPRAGEDEDTRLLRNELLRLATGMGGDPAIIAEARRLANQWFEGTSPLRDKDLQNTVLSVAALHGDAAFHARVVKLWRLEPDRGRRAQLARALMGFRQPERVQENLGLLLDPGVDIRELRYLLVFTGRDARTRRLTFDFVKAHYDALVRRLPEDEGNLLLWAVASFCDPQQREDFATFFAERMKGLSKGPRTYAQALEEMDLCIAYKQAQGPSVEAFLSRWRTK comes from the coding sequence ATGCCCCGACTCCGCTGGTGTCCGCCGCTCGCATTGCTGGCCGCCCTGTTGGCGTGTGCGTCCCGTCCGTCTCCTCCCTCCGAGTCCCCGCCGCCGCCCGCCGTCGAGACGAAGGCGCCCGCGTCCCCCACGCTGCGCCTGCCCACCCACGTGCGGCCCACCGGCTATACGGCCGCGCTCACCATCGATCCGGCCCAGCCGCGCTTCCAGGGCGAGATCGACATCGACCTGGACGTGACGCAGGGCGCGGACGTGGTGTGGCTGCACGCGCGGGAGCTCACGGTGAAGGAGGCCACCTTGACCGTGGGCGGGGCCTCGGTGCCGGTGCGCCAGACGAAGGGCGAGGGGGACTTCCTCGGCTTCGTGCCCGAACAGGCGCTGGTGCCCGGCGCCGCGCGGCTGCGGCTCGTCTACGAGGGCGTCCTGTCCGAGCGCGAGACGGGGGGCGCCTTCCGGGCCCAGGAGTTCGAAGGCTGGTACGTCTTCACGCACTTCGAGCCCCTGGACGCGCGGCGCGTCTTCCCGTGCTTCGACGAGCCGGGCTTCAAGGTGCCCTGGCAGCTCACCTTCCACACGCCGAAGGGCTACACCGCCGTCACCAACACGCCGCAGGTGGCCGAGGAGCCCGGCCCCTCGGGCACCACCACGTGGCGCTTCGCGCGCACCCAACCCCTGCCCAGCTACCTCATCGCCTTCGGCGTGGGCACGTTCGACTTCGTGGAGGCCCAGCCCTCGGGGCAGAAGGCCGTGCGCACGCGCATCATCACCCCCAAGGGACGCGGCGCCCAGGCCGCCTACGCCGCCCAGGTGACGCCGGAGATCCTCGCCCTCCTGGAGCGCTACTTCGGCACCCCGTACCCGTACGAGAAGCTGGACATCCTCGCCATCCCCCTGCGCGGCGGCGCCATGGAAAACGCGGGCCTGGTGACCTTCAACACCGAGCTCGCCCTGAACAAGAGCGCCGAGGGCTCGGTGGAGTGGCAGCGCCGCTTCTACGAGACACAGGTGCACGAGCTGGCCCACCAGTGGTTCGGCAACCTCGTCACGATGGCGTGGTGGGATGACCTCTGGCTCAACGAGTCCTTCGCCTCCTGGGCCGAGACCCGCATCCTGCGCGAGGCGCGGCCCTCGTGGGGCGCGACGGAGGAGGCCGCGCGCAACCGCTCCTCCGCGCTCGAGAGTGACTCCCTGGTGTCCGCGCGCCGCATCCGCCAGCCCATCGAGCGCTCGGACGACATCCTCGCCGCTTTCGACGGCATCACCTACGGCAAGGGTTCGGCGGTGCTGAGCATGACGGAGGCGTGGCTGGGCGCGGACGTCTTCCAGCGCGGCGTGCGCCGCTACCTCGCCGCGCACGCCCATGGCAACGCCACCGCCGACGACTTCCTGTCCGCCCTGTCCGCCGAGGCGGGCCAGGACGTGTCCCAGGTGCTCTCCTCCTTCCTGGAGCAGGGCGGCGCGCCGCTCGTCTCCGCGCGGCTGGACTGCGCGGGCCAGACGCCCGAGGTGAAGCTCTCCCAGAGCCGCTTCCTGCCCCTGGGCTCCCAGGGCGAAGCGGCGCGGCGCTGGGCAATCCCCCTGTGCGTGCGCTACCCCACTGCGGGCAAGCCCGCGCGCGCCTGCACGGTGCTGCGCGAGGAGACGGGCGCGCTGGCCCTGCCCGAGGCGAAGGGCTGTCCCGCGTGGTTCCTGCCGAACGCGGAGGGCGTCGGCTACTTCCGCATGGCCCTGGACGGCAAGTCGCTCCGCCCGCTGCTGGCCTCCGACACGCGGGCCCTCTCGCGCACCGAGCGCGTGGCCCTGCTCGGGGACGTGAATGCCCTGGCCCACAACGGCACGCTACCGGCCGCGGACGCGCTCGCGCTGGTGCCCGCCCTGGCCGCCGAGAAGGATCGCCAGGTGTTCGAGGCCTCGCAGGAGTTGATGGGCCTGATGAGGCCCACGCTCTTGTCGGACGAGGGCCGCGCGGCGCGCGAGCGGTTGCTGCGGGAGACCTACTCGGCACGGGCTCGGGCCGCGGGCTTCCTGCCCCGCGCGGGCGAGGACGAGGACACGCGGCTGCTCCGCAATGAGCTGCTGCGGCTGGCGACGGGCATGGGCGGAGACCCGGCGATCATCGCCGAGGCCCGGCGCCTGGCGAACCAGTGGTTCGAGGGCACGTCGCCGCTGCGCGACAAGGATCTGCAGAACACCGTGTTGTCGGTGGCGGCCCTGCATGGTGACGCGGCCTTCCATGCGCGGGTGGTGAAGCTCTGGCGCTTGGAGCCGGATCGCGGGCGGCGCGCACAGCTCGCCCGGGCGCTCATGGGCTTCCGGCAACCCGAGCGGGTCCAGGAGAACCTCGGCTTGCTCCTGGACCCCGGCGTGGACATCCGCGAGCTGCGCTACCTGTTGGTCTTCACGGGCCGGGACGCGCGCACCCGGCGGCTGACGTTCGACTTCGTGAAGGCGCATTACGACGCGCTCGTCCGCCGCCTGCCGGAGGACGAGGGGAACCTCCTCCTGTGGGCCGTCGCGTCCTTCTGCGATCCCCAGCAACGCGAGGACTTCGCCACCTTCTTCGCCGAGCGCATGAAGGGCCTCTCGAAGGGGCCCCGCACCTACGCCCAGGCCCTGGAGGAGATGGACCTGTGCATCGCGTACAAGCAGGCCCAGGGCCCCAGCGTCGAGGCCTTCCTCTCGCGCTGGCGCACGAAGTAG
- the sppA gene encoding signal peptide peptidase SppA, which translates to MRLLLVPVLNLLTLIRTLLGWPLRLLAARDRSPYVRFRLSGDPAYRERPRARRLGLLSGQARPEPATVTSLESFREALALLARDPRIQGILLELEDLAVPPAKRDVLVKLLGDFRAAGKRVVAWAVSVDSLGYQVMCAADEVLLSPAGRLELVGYAAEALALGEGLARVGIQAHFFRRGEYKTMPELFTHPQATDVQRRTLEGFLDERYTELVEGVARGRRRSPEQVKAWIDAGPYSARRAAAEGLVDGLCDEVDLPARLGLKKGEAEDDEGVEPMAVYRARLPWPPVRWRPLRLKPRLAVVPVSGMIVPGKGGSGLGPEMAGSDAVVKALRAAGRDRRAKAVVLYVASSGGSSVASEIILEAVQRVARKKPVIAFVDRVAASGGYMAALGAREIWATPHAIVGSIGVFAGKFDFSGLQRMLGVHRTLITRGETAGIYSSSRGFTEHERALMEAEVEETYQSFLEQVAQARKRTKEEIHALAEGRVYSGQRALAVGLVDRTDGGFEEACARAMALAQVTGPFDLKTFGEAERRFSLLRLVLGGASGSGTYAFCPTAWSLAREGKRAR; encoded by the coding sequence GTGCGCCTCCTCCTCGTCCCCGTACTCAACCTGCTGACCCTGATCCGCACCCTGCTGGGCTGGCCGCTGCGTCTGCTCGCCGCCCGCGACCGCTCCCCCTACGTGCGCTTCCGGCTGTCCGGAGACCCCGCCTACCGCGAGCGGCCACGCGCTCGGCGCCTGGGCCTGCTCTCCGGGCAGGCACGCCCCGAGCCCGCCACCGTCACCTCCCTGGAGTCCTTCCGCGAGGCGCTCGCGCTCCTGGCCCGGGATCCGCGCATCCAGGGCATCCTCCTGGAGCTGGAGGACCTGGCCGTGCCGCCCGCCAAGCGGGACGTGCTGGTGAAGCTGCTCGGGGACTTCCGCGCCGCGGGCAAGCGCGTGGTGGCCTGGGCCGTGAGCGTGGACAGCCTGGGCTACCAGGTGATGTGCGCGGCGGACGAGGTGCTCCTGTCCCCGGCGGGCCGCCTGGAGCTGGTGGGCTACGCCGCGGAGGCCCTGGCCCTGGGCGAGGGGCTCGCCCGCGTGGGCATCCAGGCGCACTTCTTCCGGCGCGGCGAGTACAAGACCATGCCCGAGCTCTTCACCCACCCCCAGGCCACGGACGTCCAGCGGCGCACGCTCGAGGGCTTCCTGGACGAGCGCTACACGGAGTTGGTGGAGGGCGTGGCCCGGGGCCGGCGGCGCTCGCCCGAGCAGGTGAAGGCGTGGATCGACGCGGGGCCCTACAGCGCCCGGCGCGCGGCGGCCGAGGGGCTGGTGGACGGGCTGTGTGACGAGGTGGATCTCCCCGCGCGTCTGGGCCTCAAGAAGGGCGAGGCGGAGGACGACGAGGGCGTGGAGCCCATGGCCGTGTACCGGGCGCGGCTGCCCTGGCCCCCGGTGCGCTGGCGCCCGCTGCGCCTCAAGCCCCGACTCGCCGTGGTGCCGGTGTCGGGGATGATCGTCCCGGGCAAGGGCGGCTCGGGGCTCGGCCCGGAGATGGCGGGCTCGGACGCGGTCGTCAAGGCCCTGCGCGCGGCGGGCCGGGATCGCCGGGCCAAGGCGGTGGTGCTGTACGTGGCCAGCTCGGGCGGCTCCTCGGTGGCCTCGGAGATCATCCTCGAGGCGGTGCAGCGCGTGGCCAGGAAGAAGCCCGTCATCGCCTTCGTGGACCGGGTGGCCGCCAGCGGCGGCTACATGGCGGCGCTCGGGGCCCGGGAGATCTGGGCCACGCCCCACGCCATCGTGGGCTCCATCGGCGTGTTCGCGGGCAAGTTCGACTTCTCGGGGCTCCAACGGATGCTGGGCGTGCACCGCACGCTCATCACCCGGGGCGAGACGGCGGGCATCTACTCCTCCTCGCGCGGCTTCACCGAGCACGAGCGGGCGCTGATGGAGGCCGAGGTGGAGGAGACCTACCAGTCCTTCCTGGAGCAGGTGGCCCAGGCGCGCAAGCGCACCAAGGAGGAGATCCACGCGCTGGCCGAGGGCCGGGTGTACAGCGGCCAGCGGGCGCTCGCGGTGGGGCTGGTGGACCGCACGGACGGGGGCTTCGAGGAGGCGTGCGCGCGGGCCATGGCGCTCGCCCAGGTGACGGGGCCCTTCGACCTGAAGACGTTCGGGGAGGCGGAGCGGCGCTTCTCGCTGCTGCGCCTGGTGCTGGGCGGGGCCTCGGGGTCGGGCACCTATGCCTTCTGCCCGACCGCGTGGAGCCTCGCGCGCGAGGGGAAGCGGGCGCGCTGA
- a CDS encoding zf-TFIIB domain-containing protein, which yields MARPCPQCAKESLRSLRVGPVAVDTCQHCHGLWFGRGQWDRLADRPPVRVFREAARGAPSRCRGAGHRVPEERRVCPTCQGAPLGCPACGERLARVTTSACELDVCPRCEGVWVDAAGFARLEGVTSLQPRPSVRADVGGLACAACGVVVRGPRAFAHQGDPYCARCRPPGAVMLDG from the coding sequence ATGGCGCGACCCTGTCCCCAGTGCGCGAAGGAGTCCCTGCGGTCCCTGCGGGTGGGCCCCGTGGCGGTGGACACGTGTCAGCACTGCCATGGTCTGTGGTTCGGCCGGGGGCAGTGGGACAGGCTCGCGGATCGGCCGCCGGTGCGCGTCTTCCGGGAGGCCGCGCGAGGAGCCCCGTCCCGCTGTCGAGGCGCCGGGCACCGGGTGCCCGAGGAGCGGCGGGTGTGCCCGACCTGCCAGGGCGCGCCCCTGGGCTGCCCCGCGTGTGGCGAGCGGCTCGCGCGGGTGACGACGAGCGCCTGTGAGCTCGACGTGTGTCCCCGGTGCGAGGGCGTCTGGGTGGACGCGGCCGGCTTCGCGCGGCTGGAGGGCGTGACGAGTCTCCAGCCCCGGCCCTCGGTCAGGGCGGACGTCGGCGGCCTGGCGTGCGCGGCGTGCGGCGTGGTCGTCCGGGGCCCTCGGGCCTTCGCCCACCAGGGCGATCCCTACTGCGCGCGCTGCCGGCCCCCGGGCGCCGTCATGCTGGACGGGTAG
- a CDS encoding cytochrome P450 translates to MTAARPLEPARALKEYAPSTLEVLTSIRREGFLGWQMKVWREQGDLVRVRMGAREFVLVTHPEHVRHINVTQREHYDKAESYDVLRELLLGNGIVTAVGDDWRRQRKLMAPFFTPRGVEKFFPIFVSDTQELMERWRAQQGARRPVEMLDEMMKVTAAVILHSVFSTDSGETLLRIKHSIERMITHITDIQMSPVRIPQWVPTPGNLRFRRAHTLVTGYIQELIARRRTLPAEQWPDDLLTKLMTTRDEETGTLMVEQLLVDNGITMFAAGHETTARTLAFLWYALSQNPEVERRLHAELDAVLGDAPPTISDLKKLPYTLQVVKEVLRLYPAAPMYARDAIADDTLDGVHIPQGTRTIIFTYATHRHPDFWEAPERFDPDRWLPEREAARHAQAYHPFAAGPRICLGNNFSLLETHVMTAMLARRFKMRLKPGHVPQFDLFGTLGSRNGLPMLIEAR, encoded by the coding sequence ATGACCGCGGCACGCCCTCTCGAACCCGCCCGTGCGCTCAAGGAGTACGCGCCCTCCACGCTCGAGGTCCTCACGTCCATCCGGCGCGAGGGCTTCCTGGGCTGGCAGATGAAGGTCTGGCGCGAGCAGGGGGACCTGGTCCGCGTGCGCATGGGCGCGCGCGAGTTCGTGCTGGTGACCCACCCGGAGCACGTGCGCCACATCAACGTCACCCAGCGCGAGCACTACGACAAGGCGGAGAGCTACGACGTGCTGCGCGAGCTGCTGCTCGGCAACGGCATCGTCACCGCCGTGGGCGACGACTGGCGCCGGCAGCGCAAGCTCATGGCGCCGTTCTTCACCCCGCGAGGCGTGGAGAAGTTCTTCCCCATCTTCGTCTCCGACACCCAGGAGCTCATGGAGCGCTGGCGCGCGCAGCAGGGCGCCCGCCGTCCCGTGGAGATGCTCGACGAGATGATGAAGGTCACCGCCGCCGTCATCCTGCACTCGGTCTTCAGCACCGACTCGGGCGAGACCCTGCTGCGCATCAAGCACTCGATCGAGCGGATGATCACGCACATCACGGACATTCAGATGAGCCCCGTGCGGATCCCCCAGTGGGTGCCCACGCCCGGCAACCTGCGCTTCCGCCGGGCGCACACGCTCGTGACGGGCTACATCCAGGAGCTCATCGCGCGGCGCCGTACCCTGCCCGCCGAGCAATGGCCGGACGATCTGCTCACCAAGCTGATGACGACGCGGGACGAGGAGACGGGCACGCTCATGGTGGAGCAGCTCCTGGTGGACAACGGCATCACCATGTTCGCCGCCGGGCACGAGACCACGGCGCGCACGCTCGCGTTCCTCTGGTACGCGCTGTCGCAGAACCCGGAGGTGGAGCGGCGGCTGCACGCCGAGCTGGACGCGGTGCTGGGGGACGCGCCGCCGACGATTTCCGACTTGAAGAAGCTGCCGTACACCCTCCAGGTGGTGAAGGAGGTGCTGCGCCTCTACCCCGCCGCGCCCATGTACGCCCGCGACGCCATCGCCGATGACACGCTCGACGGGGTGCACATCCCCCAGGGCACGCGGACCATCATCTTCACCTACGCCACCCACCGGCACCCGGACTTCTGGGAGGCGCCGGAGCGCTTCGACCCGGATCGCTGGCTGCCCGAGCGGGAGGCGGCGCGGCATGCGCAGGCCTACCACCCGTTCGCCGCCGGGCCGCGCATCTGCCTGGGCAACAACTTCTCCCTGCTGGAGACGCACGTGATGACGGCGATGCTCGCGCGCCGCTTCAAGATGCGCCTCAAGCCCGGCCACGTGCCCCAGTTCGACCTGTTCGGCACCCTGGGCTCGCGCAACGGCCTGCCCATGCTGATCGAGGCGCGGTAG